From the genome of Pseudomonas helvetica:
GGCCTGGTGCTGCCGGAACTGGCCGGCAAACTGACCGGGATGTCGGTGCGCGTGCCGGTGATCAACGTGTCGCTGGTGGACCTGACCGTGCAGCTCAAGCGTGAAGCCAGCGCTGGCGAGGTCAACGCATTGCTCAAAGAAGCCAGCCAGCACTCGAAGATCCTTGGTTACAACACCCTGCCGCTGGTTTCCAGCGACTTCAACCACAACCCGCTGTCGTCGATTTTCGATGCCAATCACACCAAGTCCAGCGGCAAGCTGCTCAAGGTGCTGGCCTGGTACGACAACGAATGGGGCTTCTCCAACCGCATGCTCGATAACTGCCTCGCCCTGTGCAACGCCGAATAAGGCCGATTGCCCCTACAGTAACGCGGGAGCAGCAGCCGATGATCGGTATCAGCTTTACCCAAAAAACCATGGCGGCGCGCAAACGCATCGCCCTGGTTGCCCATGATCACTGCAAAGTGTTCTTGCTGGACTGGGCCGAGCGGCAGAAGGACAAGCTCGCCCAACACGAGCTTGTGGCCACCGGCACCACCGGGATGCTGTTGAGCAAACGCCTGGGCCTGCCCGTTGAAAGCATGATCAGTGGCCCGTTGGGTGGCGACCAACAACTGGGGGCGCGAATCGCCGAGCAGCGGGTCGACATGCTGGTGTTCTTCTGGGACCCGTTCGAGCCGCAACCTCACGATCCGGACATCAAGGCATTGCTGCGGGTCGCGGCGGTCTGGAACATTCCAGTGGCCTGCAATGAATGCAGCGCCGATTACCTGCTCAGCAGCCCGCTGATGGATCAGCCGCACGCGTACCGGATCCCCGATTACCCGGTGTACCTGCAAGGCCGCAAATAATTCTCACCGGTAGCGCTTGACCTTTCAAGCAGATGATAAGCATTATCATTCGCTTGAAATGGATCAGGTCCTACTGTGAGTCAATCGCGCTTCAACCATGTCTTCCTCGCGCAGCGAGTCTCGCTGCTGCGGACCCTGGAGCGGATGGTCAACAACCACAGCACCGCCGAGGACCTTTTGCAGGAAACCTACCTGCGAGTGGCCCGCGCGTTGAGTGAACGGGCCATCGATCACCTCGAACCTTTCGTGTTTCAAACTGCCCGCAACCTGGCGCTGGACCATTTGCGCGCACGGCGCATTCAGTCCCGAACGATGCTCGAAGACGTTCCGCTGAACGTCGTGCAAAGCATCGCGGCGCCGCTCAGCAGTGCCGAGGACGCCGCCCATGCCGAACAGTTGCTCGAACGCTTGAACATCAGCCTCAGCCAACTCAGCCCGCGCCAACAGCAGATCTTCATCCTCAGCCGCCTGCACGGGCACAGCTATCTGGAGATCGCCGAACAGCTCAGCGTGTCCTTGAGCACCGTGCAAAAAGACCTGAAGCTGATCATGGCAATCTGCGTCGGTGTCGCTGATCGCCTCAACGAGCACTGAGTCTGCCAGCCATTATTTTGCACAACGACGTCATGACTCAGGCTTTGCTACCCTTAGCCGTCGTTTGCACTCCCCCTATCAAAAACCAGCCGCGCGCAGACGCAGCCGAGGAACACCCGTGACGGACAGCCCACCTTCCCACCCGCCACTCCCGGCGCGGGACTCAGCCAGCACCAGCGCCATGGACCAGGCGCTGGACTGGCTGATCGTGCTGGACAGTCCGAGCGAGCAACAAAGCCGCGAATTCCACGACTGGCTTGCTGCCGACCCGCGCAACGCCGAAGCATTCGCCAAGGCCCAGGCGATCTGGGACGGGCCGCAGGTCGCGCAAGCCGCGCTGGGTTTGAGCACGACCAAACGCAAGGTCTCAAAACTTGAGCGCCTGCGCCCGCACTGGAAACCGCTGGCCATGGCGGCAGTGTTGATCCTCGGGCTGTTCAGCTTCAGCAACCTGCCGATGCGGATTCAGGCGGATCATCTGACTGTGGTCGGCGAGCGTCAGCGCCTGCAACTGGAGGACGGTTCAAAAGTCCTGCTCAATACCAATTCGGCGTTCTCCAGCACCATCAACGACCAGCAGCGCATTGCCCGCCTGTATCAGGGCGAGGCCTATTTCGAGGTGGCGGCCAATCGCGGCCTGCCACTGGAAATCGACGCCGGCCCGGTCACGGCCAGCGTGCGCGACACCACGTTCGCCGTGCGTTACCTGGACGGCATTGCGCAGGTTCGCGTGCAACGCGGCGACGTCGACTTGCGCACCACCCACAGCAACGCCCGCGTGCGCCTGAGCGCGGGCGAAAGCATTCGTATCGGCCCTAATGGCTTCGATCAACCGGCCAGACTCGACCCGGCGACCGATCTGGCCTGGGTCCAGGGCCGACTGGTGTTTGAAAACTGCCCATTGAGCCAAGTGCTGGCCGAGTTGCGCCGCTACTACCCAGGCTGGATCATCAACACCAATGAACAGTTGGCCAACGTCGCGGTGACCGGTAATTACCGTCTCGACCAACCGCTGGACGTGGTGCGCTCGCTGGCCCACATCACCTCGGCCAGGCTCGAGGAATTTCCGGCACTGGTGATCCTGAACTAAATGAGAATTATTTTTACTCGATAGCGTTTCATCGTTCGTCTCGTTATAGCCAATGCAATTGATTCGCATCTCTGATGTGAGTCTGCACCTATAAGATTCGTGCGACACGGAGCGCTATCGATGTCCTCTCGCCTTACCCGCCGGTCCTCTTCACCTTCCTGCGTGCTGCCCCTGCTGACTGCCGCCATTCTGTTGGCCGGCACGGCACAGGTCTCGGCCGCCACCGTCGAACAACCGAGCCGCAACATGGGCGACTACTCGTTCGCGATTGCCCAGCAGCCATTGGTGTCGGCACTCAATGCCTTTACCGCCGTAACCGGTTGGCAGGTCGGCTTGCCGGCCGAACTGGCCGAAGGCGTTGCCTCGCCGGGCGTACACGGCTCGCTGCCCCCGGATAAGGCCCTCGATCGCCTGTTGGTGGGGACCAACCTCCGCTATCGCAAGTTGGGCAATCACAACATCGTGCTGGAAAAACGCAGTGTCGACGGCACCCTCGCCCTGCAACAAATGACCATCAGCGCCACCCGTCAGGAGCAGAGCGTCGACAGCGTACCGAGCACCGTCACCGTGCACACGCGCGAAGAGTTGGACCACGACAACGTCAACACCATCAAGGAACTGGTGCGTTACGAACCGGGTGTTTCGGTCGGCGGTACCGGCACCCGTGGCGGCATCAGCGGCTACAACATTCGCGGTATCGACGGTGACCGGATCCTGACCCAGGTCGATGGCGTCGAAGTGCCCAACGGTTTCTTCAACGGTCCGTACGCCAAGACCCAGCGCAACTACGTCGACCCGGAAATCATCAAACGCGTGGAAATCCTCCGCGGCCCGGCGTCGGTGCTCTATGGCAGCAACGCCATTGGCGGCGCGGTCAGCTACTTCACCCTCGACCCGGACGACATCATCAAGCCCGGCAAAGACGCCGGCGCCCGCCTGAAAACCGGCTACAACTCTGCCGATGACAGTTGGCTGAAATCCGCAACCGTCGCCGGGCGCGCCGAACAGTTCGATGGCCTGCTGCACTTCAGCCGGCGCGACGGCCATGAAACCGAATCCTTCGGCAGCAACAACGGCACGGGGCTCAATCGCACCGCCGCCAACCCGGAAGACGTGCGCACCACCAACGTGCTGGCCAAAGCCGGCTGGAACTACGCCGATGATGCGCGCCTGGGCCTGACCTATGAGAAGTACAAGGACGACCGCGACACCGACCA
Proteins encoded in this window:
- a CDS encoding FecR domain-containing protein yields the protein MTDSPPSHPPLPARDSASTSAMDQALDWLIVLDSPSEQQSREFHDWLAADPRNAEAFAKAQAIWDGPQVAQAALGLSTTKRKVSKLERLRPHWKPLAMAAVLILGLFSFSNLPMRIQADHLTVVGERQRLQLEDGSKVLLNTNSAFSSTINDQQRIARLYQGEAYFEVAANRGLPLEIDAGPVTASVRDTTFAVRYLDGIAQVRVQRGDVDLRTTHSNARVRLSAGESIRIGPNGFDQPARLDPATDLAWVQGRLVFENCPLSQVLAELRRYYPGWIINTNEQLANVAVTGNYRLDQPLDVVRSLAHITSARLEEFPALVILN
- a CDS encoding sigma-70 family RNA polymerase sigma factor; translation: MSQSRFNHVFLAQRVSLLRTLERMVNNHSTAEDLLQETYLRVARALSERAIDHLEPFVFQTARNLALDHLRARRIQSRTMLEDVPLNVVQSIAAPLSSAEDAAHAEQLLERLNISLSQLSPRQQQIFILSRLHGHSYLEIAEQLSVSLSTVQKDLKLIMAICVGVADRLNEH
- a CDS encoding methylglyoxal synthase: MIGISFTQKTMAARKRIALVAHDHCKVFLLDWAERQKDKLAQHELVATGTTGMLLSKRLGLPVESMISGPLGGDQQLGARIAEQRVDMLVFFWDPFEPQPHDPDIKALLRVAAVWNIPVACNECSADYLLSSPLMDQPHAYRIPDYPVYLQGRK